A genomic window from Triticum urartu cultivar G1812 chromosome 7, Tu2.1, whole genome shotgun sequence includes:
- the LOC125524833 gene encoding C2 and GRAM domain-containing protein At1g03370-like, with amino-acid sequence MTKLKSLTSSVGKAECAGSARQIAGSSMKLLVRVVEARALLPVHLNGSSDPFVKLQLGKRRAKTAVVKKSLTPVWDEEFSFLVGDVTEELSVSVLNEDKYFTNDLLGKVKVPLSMVMEAPDLSLGTAWYQLQPKSKKSKKKERGEICLRISLSTRAHVSEESHQLPQPTSDGMASSSDRSIGNKDGALSTSNSYIDMSALASLDRSSQGSTERLGDGAVDQPPQTSIDQAVTEPGTAVCNDAMANTSSVVEVLSRYFFGKPADTNLPSIVASDAESVVEQSEEPKVCSVDRESPENGTPSESNLDELLKIMESKDQGCEMPAKLSNGVLVDESYVIAPAGLNSLLFTPNSDFWPAVAELQGTSGFQIEPWKIDSNDGCLRRTLSYIKAASKLVKACKATEEQKYLKAAGNSFAVLSIVSTPDVPYGSCFKIEILYCITPGPQLSSEEQTAHLTVSWRINFLQSTMMKGMIESGAKQGMSEGFAQFSEVLSQRFKVAELDDANSNKAKILASLQAHKEPSWRLIVRFLGNFTFIFSVIIGIYVIVHLHLSRPKVMNGLEYFGIDLPDSIGEVVVCAVLILQGQTILKVIKRFLNAWRQRGSDHGVKAHGDGWLLTVALIEGTGILSAGSSKPFDLYAVFTCNTKRKTSSIKFHASDPKWNEIFEFDAMDDPPSRMDVAIHDSNQLDEAPIGHAEVNFLKSNLSDLMDIWVPLDGKCDPASNPKLHLRIFLNNSRGTEVVLNYLAKMGNEVGKKINLRSAQTNLAFRKLFNLPPEEFLIDDFTCHLKRKMPLQGRVFFSPRIIGFYSNIFGHKTKFFFLWEDVDDIQVIPPTLSIGSPSLMVILRKDRGSEAKHGAKATDHHGRLKFHFQSFVSFNDAHRIIMGIWKMRSPGQEQKGEVIEESEPKELQAEECGSLFTHEDVKMSEIFSSVLSVDVESLMEMFSGGQLEHKVMQKTGCLDYSSTEWELVSRNIFKRQISYKFDKALSRYGGEASTTQQKYALVNQDGWAIEEVMTLQGVLLGDYFNLQLKYHMANIPSKPNTCSVQVLLGIAWLKSTKQQKKITKNIMSNTSNRLKELFSLVEKDLTSRNGGS; translated from the exons ATGACGAAGCTCAAGAGCCTAACGTCGTCGGTGGGGAAGGCGGAGTGCGCGGGGAGCGCTCGGCAGATTGCCGGGTCGTCGATGAAGCTGCTGGTGCGCGTCGTCGAGGCGCGGGCCCTGCTGCCGGTGCACCTCAACGGCTCCAGCGACCCCTTCGTCAAGCTGCAGCTCGGCAAGCGCCGCGCCAAGACGGCCGTCGTCAAGAAGAGCCTCACCCCCGTCTGGGACGAGGAGTTCAGCTTCCTCGTCGGCGACGTCACCGAGGAGCTCTCCGTATCCGTGCTCAACGAGGACAAGTACTTCACCAACGACCTCCTCGGCAAGGTCAAGGTGCCGCTCTCCATGGTCATGGAGGCCCCGGACCTCTCCCTCGGCACCGCCTGGTACCAGCTCCAGCCCAAGAGCAAGAAGTCCAAGAAGAAAGAACGCG GGGAAATTTGCCTGCGCATATCCTTGTCTACGCGCGCGCACGTGTCCGAAGAATCACACCAGCTACCACAACCCACTTCGGATGGCATGGCGTCCAGTTCAGACAGGTCAATTGGGAACAAAGATGGAGCTTTGTCAACCAGCAATAGCTACATTGACATGTCAGCCCTTGCCAGTTTGGACCGATCATCGCAGGGAAGTACGGAACGATTGGGGGATGGTGCTGTAGACCAACCGCCCCAGACCAGCATTGACCAAGCAGTCACTGAACCTGGAACCGCTGTTTGTAATGATGCGATGGCGAATACGTCGTCGGTGGTAGAGGTCTTGTCTCGCTATTTCTTTGGGAAACCTGCTGATACTAATCTGCCTTCCATCGTTGCCTCTGACGCCGAgtcggtggtggagcagtccgaaGAGCCAAAAGTTTGCTCTGTAGACCGTGAAAGTCCCGAGAATGGCACGCCATCCGAGTCAAACCTTGATGAGCTACTGAAAATCATGGAGTCCAAAGATCAAGGCTGTGAAATGCCAGCAAAATTGTCTAACGGCGTTCTAGTTGACGAATCTTATGTTATCGCACCAGCTGGACTGAATTCCCTCTTGTTTACTCCAAATTCAGATTTCTGGCCAGCAGTAGCAGAGCTTCAAGGAACAAGTGGATTTCAGATTGAACCATGGAAGATCGATAGCAACGATGGTTGTTTGCGAAGAACATTAAGTTACATAAAGGCCGCTAGTAAGCTGGTTAAAGCTTGCAAAGCCACAGAAGAGCAGAAATACTTAAAAGCAGCTGGGAATTCTTTCGCTGTTTTGTCTATTGTTAGCACTCCTGATGTTCCTTATGGCAGTTGTTTCAAGATAGAGATATTGTACTGTATAACGCCAGGTCCCCAGTTATCATCTGAAGAGCAAACAGCACATCTTACTGTAAGTTGGCGGATCAACTTTCTTCAGAGCACAATGATGAAAGGAATGATTGAGAGTGGTGCAAAAcaaggcatgtcagaaggttttgcACAATTTTCTGAAGTACTGTCCCAAAGGTTTAAAGTAGCTGAGCTTGATGATGCCAATTCAAACAAAGCAAAGATTTTAGCCTCACTACAAGCACATAAAGAACCAAGCTGGAGGTTGATTGTCCGCTTCCTTGGGAACTTCACATTCATATTCTCTGTTATCATAGGGATATATGTTATAGTTCACCTTCATTTATCAAGGCCCAAAGTGATGAATGGGCTTGAATATTTTGGCATTGACCTTCCAGATTCAATTGGAGAGGTTGTGGTTTGTGCTGTCTTGATCCTTCAGGGACAGACCATCCTGAAAGTAATAAAGCGCTTCTTGAATGCATGGAGACAAAGAG GTAGTGATCATGGAGTCAAAGCTCATGGAGATGGCTGGTTACTGACTGTTGCACTTATTGAGGGTACTGGTATACTATCTGCTGGTTCATCTAAACCATTTGACCTATATGCTGTTTTTACCTGCAACACGAAGAGGAAAACAAGCTCAATTAAATTCCACGCATCTGATCCAAAATGGAACG AGATATTTGAATTTGATGCAATGGATGATCCACCATCAAGGATGGATGTAGCTATTCATGATTCAAATCAATTAGATGAAGCTCCCATTGGTCACGCCGAAGtgaacttcctgaagagcaatTTGTCAGATTTAATGGACATATGGGTTCCTCTTGATGGGAAGTGTGATCCAGCAAGCAACCCTAAGCTACATTTGAGAATATTTTTGAACAACTCGAGAGGAACTGAAGTTGTTCTGAATTACCTGGCAAAGATGGGGAATGAAGTCGGTAAGAAG ATAAATTTGCGGTCAGCACAAACAAATTTAGCATTCCGAAAGCTCTTTAACCTCCCTCCTGAAGAATTCCTCATCGATGATTTCACCTGTCATCTAAAACGGAAGATGCCACTTCAG GGACGGGTATTTTTTTCTCCAAGAATAATTGGATTCTACTCTAATATATTTGGTCACAAGACCAAGTTTTTCTTTCTGTGGGAAGACGTTGATGATATCCAGGTTATCCCTCCTACACTGTCAATTGGCAGCCCATCCTTGATGGTTATCCTTAGAAAGGATAGAGGGTCAGAAGCAAAACATGGTGCCAAGGCAACAGATCATCATGGAAGACTCAAGTTCCATTTTCAGTCCTTTGTTTCGTTCAATGATGCTCACAG AATAATCATGGGGATTTGGAAAATGCGATCACCGGGTCAAGAACAGAAAGGAGAGGTAATTGAGGAGTCTGAACCAAAAGAACTCCAGGCGGAAGAATGTGGATCCTTATTTACCCATGAGGATGTCAAAATGTCTGAAATATTCTCATCAGTTCTTTCTGTGGAC GTTGAGTCCTTGATGGAGATGTTTTCAGGAGGTCAGTTGGAACACAAAGTGATGCAAAAGACTGGCTGTCTGGACTACTCATCAACAGAATGGGAACTTGTAAGCAGAAATATATTCAAGCGGCAAATCAGCTACAAGTTTGACAAAGCATTGTCTCGATATGGAGGAGAAGCAAGCACCACTCAGCAGAAGTATGCCCTAGTGAACCAAGATGGCTGGGCCATTGAAGAGGTGATGACCCTCCAAGGTGTTCTACTTGGGGACTACTTTAAT CTCCAGCTAAAGTATCATATGGCGAACATACCGTCAAAACCAAACACCTGCAGCGTGCAGGTTTTATTGGGGATTGCCTGGTTGAAAAGCACCAAGCAACAAAAGAAGATCACAAAAAATATCATGTCCAACACCTCGAATAGATTGAAGGAGCTCTTTTCCTTAGTCGAGAAGGATCTTACGTCAAGAAACG GTGGAAGCTAA